The proteins below come from a single Deltaproteobacteria bacterium genomic window:
- a CDS encoding 4Fe-4S binding protein, with protein sequence MVVMDESSCVVDVGRYFLESLQDESCGKRVPCRLGIERMLEIVGKITAGRGTETQLALLEELGETVGLASLCALGKTAPNPVLTTMRYFREEYKARISEKRCPAGVCRGLIRYTIDPGKCTGCGACLRACPKGLRQALMPPSSPWWIQRRRSAASIN encoded by the coding sequence ATGGTTGTTATGGACGAGAGCAGTTGCGTGGTGGATGTGGGGAGGTATTTTCTGGAATCCCTACAGGATGAATCGTGTGGCAAGCGTGTCCCCTGCCGCCTTGGAATCGAACGCATGCTGGAGATCGTCGGGAAGATCACGGCAGGGCGCGGCACGGAGACGCAACTGGCCCTGCTCGAAGAGCTCGGCGAGACGGTCGGCCTGGCTTCCCTGTGTGCTTTGGGCAAGACCGCTCCTAACCCCGTGCTGACCACCATGCGCTATTTCCGGGAGGAATACAAAGCCCGTATCAGCGAGAAGCGCTGCCCTGCCGGTGTGTGTAGGGGCTTGATCCGCTACACCATAGACCCTGGGAAATGCACCGGGTGCGGGGCCTGCCTGAGGGCCTGCCCGAAGGGGTTGAGGCAGGCCCTGATGCCGCCCTCTTCCCCATGGTGGATACAGAGACGGAGATCGGCCGCCAGCATAAACTGA
- the uvrA gene encoding excinuclease ABC subunit UvrA produces MSGYIEIIGARSHNLKNLNCRIPRGRITVVTGVSGSGKSTLAFDTLFAEGQRRYVESLSTYARQFLERMNRPEVDKITGIPPAVAIEQKNTVKNARSTVGTASEVYDYLRLLFAKIGETICPECGTKVTGDTVQGTVRWIMERMEEKRVYLLAPYDLGRENERSYRVQDLIKNGFYRILLDGEMVDMTERPLAFFDGRDRVELVIDRLVVEPGVEGRLAEGIQTCFAQGDKTCIVQTTEGERRRFVQRFVCDNCQREFVEPHPLLFSFNSPLGACPVCQGFGRVIGIDLDKVIPNKKRALREEPIVAWNSPAYHEGYDYLWEACAKYSIPVDVPFESLTEEQREIVVNGRGEWFGIKGFFDWMESRRYKVHVRVYLSKYRSYTDCEACGGTRLKEEARNVYVGGKNITELTRMTIEDLAGFFENLRLDQFREAIGHRLLREIRNRLGFMVEVGLGYLALNRQTRTLSSGEFQRITLARSLGSALTETLYVLDEPSIGLHPRDSWRLLGALKKMRDGGNTVVVVEHDPDIIAEADEIIDLGPGPGRKGGSVVFQGSLTDLLECKDSVTARYLNRTKDLKERPPERKPRGWITIHDAWENNLKHIDVSIPLGVMVCITGVSGAGKTTLVQNVLYAGLHETPDPRYERGRFDSIERADQISEIIMVDQSPIGRSIRSNPATYMKLFDEIRRIFASTRQAKRNGLKPRHFSFNVPGGRCEACQGAGVQVLEMQFLEDVIVTCDRCGGKRFNPEVLQIQYRGKSILDVLNMTVEEALEFFGDDPKITRKLEILMEVGLGYLSLGQSTSTLSGGEAQRLKLALHIAHSSGSDRMFIFDEPTTGLHLADIEALLKSISRLLDRGNSVVVIEHNLDFIYHADYIIDLGPEGGDRGGTVVAQGSLSDIMAHPSSHTGRFLRKRFSTPIH; encoded by the coding sequence ATGTCCGGCTATATCGAGATCATAGGGGCGCGGTCCCACAACCTCAAGAACCTGAACTGCAGGATTCCACGGGGCAGGATCACGGTGGTGACGGGAGTCTCGGGATCGGGAAAATCCACACTCGCCTTCGACACCCTTTTTGCGGAAGGCCAGCGCCGGTATGTGGAATCCCTCTCCACCTATGCCCGCCAGTTCCTCGAGAGAATGAACAGGCCCGAGGTGGATAAGATCACCGGGATCCCCCCTGCCGTCGCCATCGAGCAGAAAAATACCGTCAAGAATGCCCGATCCACCGTGGGAACGGCCTCTGAGGTCTATGACTATCTCAGGCTCCTCTTTGCCAAGATCGGGGAGACCATCTGCCCCGAATGCGGGACAAAGGTTACAGGGGACACCGTGCAGGGAACCGTCCGGTGGATCATGGAGAGGATGGAAGAGAAGAGGGTCTACCTGCTCGCCCCCTACGACCTGGGCAGAGAAAACGAGAGGTCCTACCGGGTGCAGGATCTCATCAAGAACGGCTTCTACCGCATCCTTCTCGACGGAGAGATGGTAGACATGACGGAGAGGCCCCTGGCCTTCTTTGACGGGCGAGACCGGGTCGAGCTGGTCATCGATCGCCTTGTCGTGGAGCCCGGCGTGGAGGGCCGTCTGGCCGAAGGGATCCAGACCTGTTTTGCCCAGGGAGACAAAACCTGTATCGTTCAGACCACCGAGGGAGAGAGGAGGCGCTTCGTCCAGAGATTCGTGTGTGACAATTGCCAGCGGGAATTCGTCGAGCCCCACCCTCTTCTCTTCTCTTTCAACAGCCCTCTGGGAGCCTGTCCCGTGTGCCAGGGGTTCGGCCGGGTGATCGGTATCGACCTGGACAAGGTGATCCCGAACAAGAAAAGGGCCCTGAGAGAGGAGCCCATCGTGGCCTGGAACAGCCCGGCCTACCACGAGGGATACGACTACCTATGGGAGGCATGTGCCAAATACTCGATTCCGGTCGACGTACCTTTCGAATCCCTGACCGAGGAGCAGCGCGAGATCGTGGTCAACGGCCGGGGAGAATGGTTCGGCATAAAGGGATTTTTCGACTGGATGGAGAGCAGGCGATACAAGGTCCACGTGCGGGTCTATCTCAGCAAGTACCGTTCATATACGGACTGTGAGGCTTGCGGGGGAACCAGGCTGAAAGAGGAGGCCCGCAACGTATATGTCGGCGGCAAGAACATAACGGAACTCACCCGAATGACCATCGAGGATCTGGCCGGTTTCTTCGAGAATCTCCGCCTGGATCAGTTCCGGGAGGCCATCGGCCACCGTCTCCTCAGAGAAATCAGGAACCGCCTCGGCTTCATGGTGGAAGTCGGGCTTGGCTATCTTGCCCTGAACCGGCAAACCCGGACGCTGAGCAGCGGGGAGTTCCAAAGGATCACCCTGGCGAGGTCTCTTGGAAGCGCCCTGACGGAAACACTCTACGTTCTCGACGAACCCAGCATAGGCCTCCATCCGAGGGATAGCTGGAGGCTTCTTGGAGCCCTGAAAAAGATGAGGGACGGCGGCAACACCGTCGTCGTGGTGGAACACGATCCCGACATCATTGCGGAGGCCGATGAAATCATCGACCTCGGACCAGGCCCGGGGCGCAAGGGCGGCTCGGTTGTCTTTCAGGGAAGTCTCACCGATCTTCTCGAGTGCAAGGACTCCGTGACGGCGAGGTACCTGAACCGGACAAAAGACCTCAAGGAGAGACCCCCGGAACGGAAGCCGAGAGGATGGATCACAATCCACGATGCATGGGAGAACAATCTGAAACACATCGACGTCTCCATCCCGCTGGGAGTGATGGTCTGCATCACAGGGGTCTCCGGGGCGGGAAAGACGACCCTCGTGCAGAATGTACTTTACGCCGGTCTCCACGAGACACCGGATCCTCGTTACGAACGGGGCAGATTCGACTCCATCGAGAGGGCCGACCAGATCTCGGAGATTATCATGGTAGATCAATCACCGATCGGGAGAAGCATCCGCTCCAACCCGGCGACCTACATGAAGCTCTTCGACGAAATCCGCCGGATTTTCGCATCCACCAGGCAGGCCAAGAGAAACGGACTGAAGCCGAGGCATTTCTCTTTCAACGTCCCGGGAGGGCGATGTGAGGCATGCCAGGGGGCAGGAGTCCAGGTCCTGGAGATGCAGTTTCTCGAAGACGTGATCGTCACCTGCGACAGGTGCGGGGGCAAGCGTTTCAATCCTGAAGTTCTGCAGATTCAATACAGGGGAAAGAGCATCCTCGATGTCCTCAATATGACCGTGGAGGAGGCTCTCGAGTTTTTCGGGGACGATCCGAAGATAACCCGCAAGCTCGAGATCCTCATGGAGGTCGGCCTCGGTTATCTCAGCCTGGGGCAGTCTACAAGCACGCTGAGCGGAGGAGAGGCCCAGCGCCTGAAGCTCGCCCTCCACATCGCCCACTCATCCGGGTCGGACAGGATGTTCATCTTTGACGAACCCACCACGGGCCTCCACCTGGCAGATATCGAGGCCCTTCTGAAGAGTATTTCCAGGCTGCTGGACCGGGGAAACTCGGTGGTCGTCATCGAACACAACCTGGACTTCATCTACCATGCCGACTATATCATCGATCTCGGGCCGGAGGGGGGGGACCGAGGCGGAACCGTCGTGGCTCAGGGAAGCCTTTCAGACATAATGGCACACCCCTCGTCCCACACGGGAAGGTTTCTCAGGAAGAGATTCTCCACCCCTATCCATTGA
- the rtcA gene encoding RNA 3'-phosphate cyclase has translation MIRIDGSQRSGSGTILRYAVALASLAGEELEITNIRARRKKPGLRPQHVRSVLACCELTGGRVEGAVVDSDRILYRPGKGCERTSYTWEIGTAGSTTMLAFTVLPLAIFSGKPRCFRISGGLFQDFAPGAYHMERVLLPLLARMGGKASLRIVRYGYVPKGGGLIQLESRPVAGRLAPLSLEGQGRVVEVSGISLASHLRTQRVAERMAERCTEILSQEGLRPRFEIVQDTSAPQRGAALFVAARTDTGCLLGADQAGRPGRRSEAIGTFVARNLLEDLGSGATVDRHLADQLILFAGLAQGRTTYLIPRLTDHVETNLWLIETILGARTSCRGNRVEIEGIGFERHAADPN, from the coding sequence TTGATCCGCATAGACGGCTCTCAGAGATCGGGCAGCGGCACTATTCTCAGGTACGCCGTGGCCCTCGCCTCTCTTGCGGGGGAGGAGCTTGAAATCACCAACATCCGGGCCCGGCGGAAGAAGCCGGGGCTCAGACCGCAACACGTGAGATCGGTGCTGGCCTGCTGCGAACTGACAGGGGGCAGGGTGGAAGGTGCGGTAGTAGATTCTGACAGGATCCTCTATCGACCCGGAAAAGGTTGTGAGAGAACCTCCTATACCTGGGAGATCGGTACAGCCGGGTCCACGACCATGCTCGCCTTCACCGTGCTTCCCCTGGCGATCTTTTCCGGCAAACCGCGGTGCTTCAGAATCTCCGGAGGCCTTTTTCAGGATTTCGCTCCAGGAGCTTACCACATGGAAAGGGTCCTCTTGCCGTTGCTGGCCAGAATGGGGGGAAAGGCCTCACTCAGGATAGTGCGGTACGGCTATGTGCCCAAGGGGGGAGGACTGATTCAGCTGGAGAGCCGGCCCGTGGCGGGCAGGCTTGCCCCCCTTTCCCTGGAAGGGCAGGGCCGGGTTGTCGAAGTATCGGGCATATCCCTGGCTTCCCATCTCCGCACACAGCGGGTCGCCGAGAGGATGGCCGAACGATGCACGGAGATCCTGTCACAAGAGGGTCTTAGGCCCCGGTTTGAGATTGTCCAGGACACATCCGCTCCCCAACGGGGGGCCGCCCTGTTCGTGGCCGCCCGGACAGACACGGGCTGTCTCCTAGGTGCGGACCAGGCGGGCCGCCCTGGCCGACGATCCGAAGCGATCGGGACCTTTGTGGCGAGGAACCTTCTGGAAGATCTGGGGTCAGGGGCTACTGTGGACCGTCACCTGGCGGATCAGCTGATCCTGTTTGCCGGTCTTGCCCAAGGAAGGACGACCTATCTGATCCCTCGGCTGACCGATCACGTGGAGACGAATCTCTGGCTCATCGAGACGATTCTCGGGGCCAGGACATCCTGCCGTGGGAATCGAGTCGAGATCGAGGGCATAGGGTTTGAAAGACACGCGGCCGACCCGAATTGA
- a CDS encoding helix-turn-helix domain-containing protein, translating into MAPATARAFKVNRRTVRKWLRRYQSEAMAGLFDRSRAPHHPRYGRSFRSKPCPSSSPKPYQPPAAGHGHRTQKATPLLGSPQDQEEL; encoded by the coding sequence ATGGCCCCTGCCACGGCCAGGGCTTTCAAGGTCAACCGCAGAACCGTCCGCAAATGGCTTAGACGCTATCAGAGCGAGGCTATGGCAGGTCTTTTCGATCGAAGCCGTGCCCCTCATCATCCCCGCTATGGCAGGTCTTTTCGATCGAAGCCGTGCCCCTCATCATCCCCCAAGCCCTATCAGCCCCCAGCAGCGGGCCACGGCCATCGAACTCAAAAAGCGACTCCCCTCCTGGGGAGCCCCCAGGATCAAGAAGAACTTTGA